GGCCTTCCGGCGGTCGACCTGGCGCCACTTATTGAGGCCCGATACTCAGGCGGCATGAGTGATCCTCAGATGGTGGCGCTCCTTCGCGCAAGTCTTCTCGACGGCAATGCACCCAACCCTTCGGTCGAAACCTTGCTTCACGCCTTCATTCCCAAACGGTTCGTTGATCATACGCACTCGCTGCCGATCCTCGTTTTGGCAAACCAGCCTGACGCGGAGGCAATCTGCAATGCGCTTTTCGGCGACGAGGTGGCCTATGTGCCTTACGTGATGCCGGGATTTGATTTGTCGATCGCGGCCGCGGACATCGTCGACAAAAGCCCGGGATGCAAAGGCCTGTTCTTAAAGAACCATGGCCTTTTCACCTTTTCGGACGATGCGGAGGAAGCCTACCGGCTGACAATCGAATACACGACACGGGCCGAGGATCATCTGGCGGAACGCAGCGCCGTCCTGCCTGCGCCTATGCCGAATGCCGGAGGCGAGGATGATGATTTCACTGAAAGGCTGAAGCTGGCACTGGCCGAGGTCTTTGCGGACTTGCCGGAGTTCAAGACGGACTATCGGAACGATGTAAATATTCGCGTCTATACAAGTAGTGACGACCTGGACGATCTGTCACGCCGCGGTACGGTCACACCAGACCATGTCATTCGCATCAAGCCGTTCCCGCTGATTTGCGAACACGATGACACCGTGGATGTGTTGAAAAGCAGAATGGAAGCCTTCGCCCGGGACTACGAGGCTTATTTCAACCGGCATGCAGCATCGGCCGCGGAACCGAAAACCATGCTTTCCAGCGCGCCCAAAGCGGTCCTCATCAGACATGGCGGGCTTTACGGGGT
This portion of the Hoeflea prorocentri genome encodes:
- a CDS encoding class II aldolase/adducin family protein, translating into MKSLWRDDEANGIRSKAGPDAADKAVAERVYTSRLLGSEPDLVLHGGGNTSVKVERQWPDGTRRRTLHVKGSGWDLATIEAPGLPAVDLAPLIEARYSGGMSDPQMVALLRASLLDGNAPNPSVETLLHAFIPKRFVDHTHSLPILVLANQPDAEAICNALFGDEVAYVPYVMPGFDLSIAAADIVDKSPGCKGLFLKNHGLFTFSDDAEEAYRLTIEYTTRAEDHLAERSAVLPAPMPNAGGEDDDFTERLKLALAEVFADLPEFKTDYRNDVNIRVYTSSDDLDDLSRRGTVTPDHVIRIKPFPLICEHDDTVDVLKSRMEAFARDYEAYFNRHAASAAEPKTMLSSAPKAVLIRHGGLYGVDTSEKGAAIVADLMVQTARAVMASERYGRFQPIAEDDLFDMEYWTLEQAKLMKSQSAA